In Syngnathus scovelli strain Florida chromosome 10, RoL_Ssco_1.2, whole genome shotgun sequence, the following are encoded in one genomic region:
- the borcs8 gene encoding BLOC-1-related complex subunit 8 isoform X1: protein MEDQEMQLKVRRVSDKFTESMYVLANEPSVALYRLQEHVRRSLPELVQHKTDMQSWEEQSQGAIYSVEYACSAVRGMANSGMYFKNIDSLLRQAISLKEQISGSQGRRKRTVDSGMQRDTTERHNSGM from the exons ATGGAAGAccaagaaatgcagctcaaagtCAGACGAG TGAGTGACAAGTTCACGGAGAGCATGTACGTTCTGGCTAATGAACCGTCCGTGGCGCTGTACAGACTCCAGGAGCACGTTAGGAGGTCCTTGCCAGAGCTGGTGCAACATAAG ACCGACATGCAGAGCTGGGAGGAGCAGAGTCAAGGAGCCATCTACTCGGTCGAATATGCATGCAG TGCCGTAAGAGGCATGGCCAACAGCGGCATGTATTTCAAAAACATCGACAGCCTCCTGCGACAGGCCATCAGCTTAAAGGAGCAGATCAGCGGCTCTCAAGGACGCAG AAAGAGGACGGTGGATTCGGGTATGCAGAGGGATACTACCGAGAGGCACAACTCTGGAATGTGA
- the borcs8 gene encoding BLOC-1-related complex subunit 8 isoform X2 codes for MEDQEMQLKVRRVSDKFTESMYVLANEPSVALYRLQEHVRRSLPELVQHKTDMQSWEEQSQGAIYSVEYACSAVRGMANSGMYFKNIDSLLRQAISLKEQISGSQGRSPLVAASHPSTASSSS; via the exons ATGGAAGAccaagaaatgcagctcaaagtCAGACGAG TGAGTGACAAGTTCACGGAGAGCATGTACGTTCTGGCTAATGAACCGTCCGTGGCGCTGTACAGACTCCAGGAGCACGTTAGGAGGTCCTTGCCAGAGCTGGTGCAACATAAG ACCGACATGCAGAGCTGGGAGGAGCAGAGTCAAGGAGCCATCTACTCGGTCGAATATGCATGCAG TGCCGTAAGAGGCATGGCCAACAGCGGCATGTATTTCAAAAACATCGACAGCCTCCTGCGACAGGCCATCAGCTTAAAGGAGCAGATCAGCGGCTCTCAAGGACGCAG TCCCCTTGTTGCTGCTTCACATCCCTCAACAGCCTCGTCTTCCTCATGA
- the tmem221 gene encoding transmembrane protein 221 produces MTHSYSQRSVVVLSLLGILSAIMSVLSVILIFQLQQQHTAMKEFSPTVVPTHVRAFLPSVSTVLSALSLTLNLSSVVICLLHGYFSTEVCRGELDKERADWFFLDTRAERHVAIGLFCLGVSVYLAAMSIFMLLIFEAETGIASACVLASGILILLVVVIYFLVKVSRVAKRNREDRLQTLFRNEHRSSNNSAVSWPCELKIGVDKLRVPRRESHLQHQMSLTPSGSPRHQPQEEYAPVGEESQSRSSNVDGYGGGCPRSQRSLSSDSVLLKAKPWNGVNNEMRSVLARKSGISAKDSTLV; encoded by the exons ATGACGCACTCTTACAGTCAGCGGTCCGTCGTTGTTTTGTCTCTCTTGGGGATCCTTTCGGCCATTATGTCCGTTTTGTCGGTTATTCTGATCTTCCAGCTGCAGCAACAACACACGGCCATGAAGGAGTTTAGCCCCACGGTCGTACCGACTCACGTTCGGGCCTTTCTGCCTTCGGTGTCCACGGTGCTGTCGGCTTTGTCGCTCACCCTTAACCTGAGCTCGGTGGTGATCTGTCTGCTCCATGGCTACTTTTCCACCGAGGTGTGTCGAGGGGAATTGGATAAAGAAAG AGCAGACTGGTTCTTCTTGGACACCAGAGCCGAGCGACACGTGGCCATCGGGTTGTTCTGCCTCGGAGTTTCAGTCTATTTAGCAG CTATGTCCATTTTCATGCTGCTCATATTTGAGGCCGAGACGGGAATCGCCAGCGCTTGCGTCCTGGCCTCCGGCATCTTGATCCTTCTAGTGGTGGTGATCtacttcctcgtcaaggtttcgCGAGTGGCTAAACGCAACCGAGAAGACCGTCTCCAAACTCTCTTTCGCAACGAGCACAGAAGCAGCAACAACAGTGCCGTGTCTTGGCCCTGCGAGCTAAAAATCGGCGTGGACAAACTACGAGTGCCCCGCAGAGAGTCGCACCTCCAGCATCAAATGTCGCTCACGCCTTCCGGCAGCCCCAGACACCAACCGCAGGAGGAGTACGCCCCAGTCGGAGAAGAATCGCAAAGCCGTTCGAGCAACGTTGACGGCTACGGCGGCGGCTGTCCTCGCTCGCAGCGGAGTTTATCTTCGGACTCGGTTTTACTAAAAGCTAAACCTTGGAATGGCGTCAACAACGAGATGAGGAGCGTCCTGGCGCGCAAGTCCGGCATTTCGGCAAAAGACTCAACCCTTGTATAA